The following coding sequences lie in one Myxococcus xanthus genomic window:
- the xdhB gene encoding xanthine dehydrogenase molybdopterin binding subunit, which produces MFEFQLNGATVRVDGVSPNTTLLDFLRARGLTGTKQGCAEGDCGACTVALVDRDAQGNRCLRAFNACIALVPMVAGRELVTVEGVGSCEKPHPVQQAMVKHYGSQCGFCTPGFIVSMAEAYSRKDVCTPSAVADQLCGNLCRCTGYRPIRDAMMEALAQRDEGPAPATAIPSAPLEGPAEPLSPLRYEAGGQTFLRPTSWEELLDLRAKHPEAHLVAGATELGVDITKKARRYPFLISTEGVESLRAVHRGEDGWYVGGAASLVALEEALGDELPEVKKMLNVFASRQIRQRATLAGNLVTASPIGDMAPVLLALDASLVLGSVRGERTVALSDFFLAYRKTALQSDEVVRHIIIPHAAVPKGGRRLSDSFKVSKRRELDISIVAAGFRVELDAGGVVTLARLGYGGVAATPVRARRAEAELTGQPWTAETVARALPVLAEEITPISDLRGSAEYRRGLVAGLLEKFFSGSHSPALDAAPGFDAGEAQAPADAGRALRHESALGHVTGSARYVDDMAQKRPMLEVWPVCSPHAHARILKRDPTAARKVPGVVKVLMAEDIPGMNDTGPIRHDEPLLADREVLFHGQIVALVVGESVEACRAGARAVEVEYEPLPAILTLEDAVARSSYHTEPHVIRRGDVDAALDSSPHRLSGTLAIGGQEHFYLETQAAFAERGDDGDITVVSSTQHPSEVQAIISHVLHLPRSRVVVQSPRMGGGFGGKETQGNAPAAFVALAAWHTGRSVRWMLDRDVDMAVTGKRHPFHASYEVGFDDQGRLLALRVQLVSNGGWSLDLSESILDRALFHLDNAYYVPALAYSGRVAKTHLVSNTAFRGFGGPQGMLVTEEVLARVARAVGVPADEVRERNLYRGTGETNTTHYGQELEDERILRVWEELKKSSEFERRQRDVAAFNAQSPFIKRGLAITPMKFGISFTATFLNQAGALVHVYRDGSVMVSHGGTEMGQGLHTKVLGVVMRELGVTADAVRMAKTATDKVPNTSATAASSGSDLNGAAVRVACVTLRERLAPVAVRLLSDRHGRSVAPDALMFGDGKVGLRGEPELALPFADVVEAAYLSRVGLSSTGYYQTPGIGYDKAKGRGRPFLYFAYGAAVCEVEVDGHTGVKRVLRVDLLEDVGDSLNPAVDRGQIEGGFVQGLGWLTGEELRWDANGRLLTHSASTYAVPAFSDAPIDFRVRLLERAHQHNTIHGSKAVGEPPLMLAMSAREALREAVAAFGQAGGDVELASPATHEALFLAIQKRLARAAAEGGREAA; this is translated from the coding sequence ATGTTCGAGTTTCAGCTCAATGGCGCGACGGTCCGCGTCGATGGCGTCTCCCCCAACACCACGCTGCTCGACTTCCTGCGTGCCCGCGGCCTCACCGGCACCAAGCAGGGCTGCGCCGAAGGCGACTGCGGCGCGTGCACCGTGGCCCTGGTGGATCGGGACGCCCAGGGCAACCGGTGCCTGCGCGCCTTCAACGCCTGCATCGCCCTGGTGCCCATGGTGGCCGGCCGTGAGCTGGTGACGGTGGAAGGCGTGGGCAGCTGCGAGAAGCCCCACCCGGTGCAGCAGGCCATGGTGAAGCACTACGGTTCGCAGTGTGGCTTCTGCACGCCGGGCTTCATCGTCTCCATGGCGGAGGCGTACTCCCGCAAGGATGTCTGTACCCCGTCAGCCGTGGCGGACCAGCTCTGTGGCAACCTCTGTCGCTGCACCGGCTACCGCCCCATTCGCGACGCGATGATGGAGGCGCTGGCCCAGCGCGACGAAGGACCGGCGCCCGCCACGGCGATTCCCTCCGCGCCGCTCGAAGGTCCCGCCGAGCCCCTGTCCCCGCTGCGCTACGAGGCCGGTGGACAGACCTTCCTGCGCCCCACGTCGTGGGAGGAGTTGCTCGACCTGCGCGCGAAGCACCCGGAGGCCCACCTGGTGGCGGGCGCCACTGAGTTGGGCGTGGACATCACCAAGAAGGCCCGCCGCTACCCCTTCCTCATCTCCACCGAGGGCGTGGAGTCCCTGCGCGCGGTCCACCGTGGGGAGGATGGCTGGTACGTGGGCGGCGCGGCCTCACTGGTGGCGCTGGAAGAGGCCCTGGGTGACGAGCTGCCCGAGGTGAAGAAGATGCTCAACGTCTTCGCCTCCCGGCAGATTCGCCAGCGCGCCACGCTGGCGGGCAACCTGGTGACCGCGTCGCCCATTGGCGACATGGCGCCGGTGTTGCTTGCCCTGGATGCCTCGCTCGTCCTGGGCTCGGTGCGGGGCGAGCGCACGGTGGCGTTGTCCGACTTCTTCCTCGCCTACCGGAAGACGGCGCTCCAATCGGACGAGGTCGTCCGCCACATCATCATCCCCCACGCCGCCGTGCCCAAGGGCGGCCGGCGGCTCTCCGACTCCTTCAAGGTGTCCAAGCGGCGCGAGCTGGACATCAGCATCGTCGCCGCGGGCTTCCGCGTGGAGCTGGACGCGGGCGGCGTGGTGACGCTGGCGCGCCTGGGCTACGGCGGCGTCGCGGCCACGCCAGTGCGTGCGCGCCGCGCGGAGGCGGAGCTCACCGGGCAGCCCTGGACGGCCGAGACGGTGGCGCGAGCGCTGCCCGTGCTCGCGGAGGAAATCACGCCCATCAGCGACCTGCGCGGCAGCGCGGAGTACCGGCGGGGACTGGTGGCGGGCCTGCTGGAGAAGTTCTTCTCCGGCTCGCACAGCCCGGCCCTGGACGCCGCGCCGGGCTTCGACGCGGGTGAGGCCCAGGCCCCCGCGGACGCGGGGCGCGCGCTGCGGCACGAGAGCGCGCTGGGCCACGTGACGGGCAGCGCGCGGTACGTGGACGACATGGCGCAGAAGCGGCCCATGCTGGAGGTCTGGCCGGTGTGCTCGCCCCATGCGCACGCCCGCATCCTCAAGAGAGATCCCACCGCGGCGCGCAAGGTGCCCGGCGTGGTGAAGGTGCTCATGGCCGAGGACATCCCCGGCATGAACGACACCGGCCCCATCCGCCACGATGAGCCGCTGCTGGCCGACCGCGAGGTGCTCTTCCACGGGCAGATTGTCGCGCTGGTCGTGGGCGAGTCCGTGGAGGCCTGCCGCGCGGGCGCACGCGCCGTGGAGGTGGAGTACGAGCCCCTGCCCGCCATCCTCACGTTGGAGGACGCCGTGGCGCGGAGCAGCTACCACACCGAGCCGCACGTCATCCGCCGGGGTGACGTGGACGCCGCGCTGGACAGCAGCCCCCACCGCCTATCGGGCACGCTGGCCATTGGCGGGCAGGAGCATTTCTACCTGGAGACGCAGGCCGCCTTCGCCGAGCGCGGTGACGACGGCGACATCACCGTCGTGTCCTCCACCCAGCACCCGTCCGAGGTGCAGGCCATCATCTCCCACGTGCTGCACCTGCCGCGCAGCCGCGTGGTGGTGCAGTCACCACGCATGGGCGGCGGCTTCGGCGGAAAGGAGACGCAGGGCAACGCGCCCGCCGCGTTCGTCGCGCTGGCCGCGTGGCACACGGGACGCTCGGTGCGGTGGATGCTGGACCGCGACGTGGACATGGCGGTGACGGGCAAGCGCCACCCGTTCCATGCCTCCTACGAGGTGGGCTTCGACGACCAGGGGCGGCTGCTGGCCCTCCGCGTCCAGCTGGTATCCAACGGCGGCTGGTCGCTGGACCTGTCCGAGTCCATCCTGGACCGCGCGCTGTTCCACCTGGACAACGCGTACTACGTGCCGGCGCTGGCGTACTCCGGGCGGGTGGCGAAGACACACCTCGTCTCCAACACCGCCTTCCGCGGCTTCGGTGGTCCGCAGGGCATGCTGGTGACGGAGGAGGTCCTGGCCCGCGTGGCCCGGGCCGTGGGGGTGCCGGCGGACGAGGTCCGCGAGCGCAACCTCTACCGCGGCACCGGGGAGACGAACACCACGCACTACGGCCAGGAGCTGGAGGACGAGCGAATCCTCCGCGTCTGGGAGGAGCTCAAGAAGTCCTCGGAGTTCGAGCGCCGGCAACGCGACGTGGCGGCGTTCAACGCCCAATCCCCCTTCATCAAGCGGGGACTCGCCATCACCCCGATGAAGTTCGGCATCTCCTTCACCGCCACCTTCCTCAACCAGGCCGGCGCGTTGGTGCATGTGTACCGGGACGGCTCGGTCATGGTGTCCCACGGCGGCACGGAAATGGGCCAGGGCCTGCACACCAAGGTGCTGGGCGTGGTCATGCGCGAGCTGGGCGTCACGGCGGACGCAGTGCGGATGGCGAAGACGGCGACGGACAAGGTGCCCAACACCTCCGCCACCGCGGCCTCCAGCGGCTCCGACCTGAACGGCGCCGCCGTGCGCGTGGCCTGCGTCACCCTGAGGGAGCGGCTGGCCCCGGTGGCCGTGCGGCTGCTGTCGGACCGGCACGGGCGCAGCGTGGCGCCGGATGCCCTGATGTTCGGCGACGGGAAGGTGGGCCTGCGCGGTGAGCCCGAGCTCGCCCTGCCCTTCGCGGACGTGGTGGAGGCGGCGTACCTGTCCCGGGTGGGACTGTCCTCGACGGGCTACTACCAGACGCCGGGCATCGGCTACGACAAGGCCAAGGGCCGCGGACGCCCCTTCCTCTACTTCGCCTACGGCGCGGCGGTGTGCGAGGTGGAGGTGGACGGCCACACGGGCGTCAAGCGCGTGCTGCGCGTGGACCTGCTGGAGGACGTGGGCGATTCGCTCAACCCCGCAGTGGACCGCGGGCAGATTGAAGGCGGCTTCGTCCAGGGCCTGGGCTGGCTCACGGGCGAGGAGCTTCGCTGGGACGCGAATGGCCGGCTGCTCACGCACTCCGCAAGCACCTACGCGGTGCCGGCCTTCAGCGACGCGCCCATCGACTTCCGGGTGCGGCTGCTGGAGCGGGCGCACCAGCACAACACCATCCACGGCAGCAAGGCCGTGGGCGAGCCGCCGCTGATGCTGGCCATGTCCGCGCGTGAGGCCCTGCGAGAGGCGGTGGCAGCGTTCGGCCAGGCCGGTGGCGACGTGGAGCTGGCGTCCCCTGCCACACACGAGGCGCTGTTCCTCGCCATCCAGAAGCGGCTGGCGCGCGCGGCGGCGGAGGGCGGGCGCGAGGCGGCCTGA
- a CDS encoding LysR family transcriptional regulator, with translation MKRAHLDEIFAFMAVVDAGSFVSGGRAIGLTRSAAGKALARLESRLGVRLLNRTTRHLSLTDDGRVFHEHCQQVLAALDEAEASVGDRTGTPRGVLRLTVPDAFGRLHVLPVLKKYLQTWPDVQVEVSFTDRVADIIEEGYDLAVRINVTSTDTRLVSRLVAQHRVFVCAAPSYLAARGEPQTLEELATHDCLLFSSRGRRQRWRLRPKDGAYVTVEGRSRLRLDSGEAIRDAAVAGLGIAFLPSFLVDEDLARGRLKALLPSCETEVVRIMAFYPSKRHLPAKVRRFIDLLVEQ, from the coding sequence ATGAAACGCGCCCATCTGGATGAGATCTTCGCCTTCATGGCCGTCGTGGACGCGGGCAGTTTCGTCAGCGGTGGCCGGGCCATCGGGCTGACGCGCTCGGCGGCTGGCAAGGCCCTGGCCCGGCTGGAATCCCGCCTTGGGGTGCGTCTGCTCAATCGCACGACGCGCCACCTGAGTCTCACCGACGATGGCCGTGTCTTCCATGAGCATTGCCAACAAGTCCTGGCGGCTTTGGATGAAGCGGAAGCCAGCGTCGGAGATCGCACGGGCACGCCCCGGGGCGTCTTGCGGCTCACCGTGCCCGACGCATTCGGCAGACTGCATGTCCTGCCCGTGCTGAAGAAATATCTGCAGACCTGGCCCGACGTGCAGGTGGAGGTGAGCTTCACCGATCGCGTCGCGGACATCATCGAGGAAGGTTACGACCTGGCCGTGCGCATCAATGTAACCAGCACCGATACGCGACTGGTGTCCCGGCTCGTGGCGCAACATCGGGTGTTCGTCTGCGCCGCCCCCTCGTACCTGGCCGCGCGCGGCGAACCCCAGACGCTGGAGGAGCTCGCGACGCATGATTGCCTGCTCTTCAGTAGCCGGGGGCGACGACAGCGCTGGCGACTGCGCCCGAAGGATGGCGCCTATGTGACGGTGGAGGGTCGAAGCCGCCTACGACTCGACAGTGGCGAGGCCATCCGGGACGCGGCTGTCGCGGGACTGGGCATCGCCTTTCTTCCCAGCTTTCTGGTCGACGAAGACCTCGCGCGTGGACGCCTCAAGGCGCTGCTGCCGTCATGCGAGACGGAGGTCGTCCGGATCATGGCGTTCTACCCGAGCAAGCGTCACCTGCCAGCCAAGGTGCGGCGCTTCATCGACCTGCTGGTCGAGCAATAG
- a CDS encoding M6 family metalloprotease domain-containing protein, giving the protein MKERFQGIQAVSESLFGRRLLLRETHAMGLNDGLIIPGSYFPLGTGPNRVRNFALERQPLRGQVRVIVVLVDFEDRPMNRSRQQFEDLFFSQGKSPTGSVREYFAEASHGLVDIVGQVVGPYRMPLKLAQYAGGGSGTDNPEPNARTMARHAAEAAASVDFAPYDNDGNGFVDAFIVVHSGGGAEQTGSAGDIWSHKWVLFGGEHNAQGAKIFGYLTIPEDAKIGVCCHEIGHLVFGWPDLYDADGTSEGLGNWCLMAGGSWNNNGDVPAHPSAWCKARQGWVSIVNYTANRSVNFTDVKTEHSVHRLWKNGVPGSEYFLVENRQQNQYDRFLPGSGLLVYHVDESIPDNTNEVHPRVRLVQADALEDLDRAVNRGDDGDPFPGSSGNSRFEFGTRPSSRAYSGRDSCVSISDISPSGMSMTAHVEVSRAQKTRDVLQQLVNDWPE; this is encoded by the coding sequence ATGAAGGAGCGTTTCCAGGGTATCCAGGCCGTATCGGAAAGCCTCTTCGGCCGACGGCTCCTCCTTCGTGAGACGCACGCCATGGGGTTGAACGACGGCCTTATCATCCCAGGCTCGTATTTCCCGCTGGGCACCGGGCCGAATCGCGTCCGCAACTTCGCCCTTGAGCGCCAGCCACTTCGGGGGCAAGTGCGCGTCATCGTCGTTCTCGTCGACTTCGAAGACAGGCCCATGAATCGAAGCCGGCAGCAATTCGAGGACCTTTTCTTCTCACAAGGCAAGAGCCCGACAGGAAGTGTGCGGGAGTATTTCGCCGAGGCGAGTCATGGGCTCGTCGACATCGTGGGGCAGGTCGTCGGTCCGTATCGCATGCCTCTGAAGCTGGCCCAGTACGCTGGGGGCGGTTCCGGCACTGACAATCCGGAGCCTAACGCGCGGACCATGGCGAGGCATGCCGCCGAAGCCGCGGCCAGCGTGGACTTCGCGCCCTACGACAACGATGGAAACGGCTTCGTCGACGCGTTCATCGTGGTCCACTCAGGCGGTGGCGCCGAGCAGACCGGCAGCGCTGGCGACATCTGGTCGCACAAGTGGGTTCTTTTCGGCGGGGAACACAATGCGCAGGGGGCCAAGATCTTCGGGTATCTGACCATCCCGGAGGATGCGAAGATCGGCGTTTGTTGCCATGAAATCGGGCACCTCGTGTTCGGCTGGCCGGACCTGTACGACGCGGATGGCACCTCGGAAGGGCTCGGGAACTGGTGTTTGATGGCGGGTGGAAGCTGGAACAACAACGGCGATGTCCCGGCCCATCCATCCGCTTGGTGCAAGGCCAGGCAGGGATGGGTCTCCATCGTCAATTACACCGCCAACAGGAGCGTGAACTTCACCGACGTCAAGACGGAGCACTCGGTGCACAGGCTTTGGAAGAACGGGGTGCCGGGCTCCGAGTACTTCCTGGTCGAGAACCGCCAGCAGAACCAGTACGACAGATTCCTGCCTGGTTCGGGACTGCTCGTGTATCACGTGGATGAGTCCATTCCGGACAATACGAACGAAGTCCATCCTCGAGTTCGCTTGGTTCAGGCGGATGCCTTGGAGGATTTGGACCGTGCCGTCAACCGGGGCGACGACGGGGATCCATTCCCTGGTAGCTCTGGTAATTCGCGCTTTGAATTCGGCACCCGTCCGAGTTCCCGTGCGTATTCCGGGCGTGACAGTTGCGTGTCCATTTCCGACATCAGCCCTTCCGGGATGTCAATGACGGCTCATGTCGAAGTCAGCAGGGCGCAGAAAACCAGAGACGTCCTGCAGCAGCTGGTCAATGACTGGCCTGAGTGA
- a CDS encoding PPC domain-containing protein: MRICAFYSSFDATLATQCQLDDLGRDDHANTLQGATPLTAGTPVAVRLHGPNDVDVFSFFATAGHIYDIRFLPAVNEWRFRLTDADGKTLAETQWNRIVHEAASTGTYYVHLLPNSSWGSDIEVRVDDLGTDDHGGTPQTATRADVGETVTGLIHKETDLDAISVPLDADVFYRLSCTRACTLTTRTSGAPLYMLKVEDGLWHVHTPASGLVTFIVSSRSIPYPFTFKLDQASTDDYGDDAEHATPQTVPVNVAGVFELGSDVDVLSFELEAGRTYVVSGGRTTIRILDPHGAQVPLPYEAGTGNQTFTAPSSGTYFAELKSQQPFLTRETAWSFSLREQ, from the coding sequence ATGCGCATCTGCGCATTCTACAGCAGCTTCGACGCGACCTTGGCCACCCAGTGCCAGTTGGACGACCTGGGCCGGGATGACCACGCCAATACGCTTCAAGGGGCGACTCCGCTGACGGCGGGCACCCCCGTGGCCGTACGACTCCACGGCCCCAACGACGTGGACGTCTTCTCCTTCTTCGCCACCGCGGGGCACATCTACGACATCCGCTTCCTCCCCGCCGTCAATGAGTGGCGCTTCAGGCTCACGGACGCGGACGGCAAGACGCTGGCGGAGACGCAGTGGAACCGAATCGTCCATGAAGCGGCGTCGACGGGGACGTACTACGTGCATCTGCTGCCAAATTCATCCTGGGGGAGCGACATCGAGGTGCGGGTCGACGACCTGGGGACGGATGACCATGGCGGTACCCCCCAAACGGCCACCCGCGCGGACGTGGGGGAAACCGTCACCGGGCTCATCCACAAGGAGACGGACCTGGACGCCATCTCGGTTCCGCTCGACGCGGATGTGTTCTACCGGCTGTCCTGCACCCGGGCATGTACGCTGACGACGCGCACTTCCGGCGCCCCCCTCTACATGCTGAAGGTCGAGGACGGCTTGTGGCACGTCCATACGCCGGCTTCGGGGCTCGTCACGTTCATCGTCAGCTCGAGGTCCATTCCCTACCCCTTCACGTTCAAGTTGGACCAGGCGAGCACGGATGACTACGGCGACGACGCCGAACACGCTACGCCGCAGACCGTTCCCGTGAACGTGGCCGGCGTCTTCGAGTTGGGCTCGGACGTGGACGTCCTTTCCTTCGAGTTGGAGGCGGGCCGGACCTACGTCGTGAGCGGCGGCAGAACGACCATCCGGATCCTTGATCCCCATGGCGCGCAGGTCCCCCTGCCGTACGAGGCGGGAACGGGGAACCAGACCTTCACGGCCCCATCGTCCGGGACGTATTTCGCGGAGCTCAAGTCTCAGCAGCCCTTCCTGACGCGTGAGACGGCCTGGAGTTTCTCCCTGCGCGAGCAGTGA
- a CDS encoding DUF418 domain-containing protein, whose product MPNVPSSVASAPLAEARPVEAGERLELLDALRGFALFGILISNVQMWFSGRVFLSREQFEASIANASLLDTITRYAFEVLVSGKFMTLFAFLFGLGFAVQLGRAEARGGGFVPLYARRLTVLLVVGVLHLFLLWYGDILSSYALMGFGLLLLRRRSDRTLLIIAAVLVLVWPLLMTLLWRLPQLLADSPEAGAAVMAAAREKSTAIHTRMLTAITGGSWWDVTKTSAGFYRDEFFTMMLAGLLTCLGRFALGLWAGRRGIFQDVPAHLGFFRRLLGWGLVAAVVGSVPGVVVTVLMQKKVLTPETMPVWLPLGLAPLRNLAQVGLAGVYLAGITLLFQRATWQRALGLLAPAGRMALTNYLSQTVISLLIFYGYGLGQVGKRGPFACVVICVGIFCVQVLWSHLWLSRFRFGPVEWAWRSLTYGKAQPMRRAVSDTPPAPLTA is encoded by the coding sequence ATGCCCAACGTCCCTTCCTCCGTTGCATCCGCGCCGCTCGCCGAAGCCCGCCCGGTCGAGGCAGGTGAGCGCCTGGAGCTGCTCGACGCGCTGCGTGGCTTCGCGCTCTTCGGCATTCTCATCTCCAACGTGCAGATGTGGTTCAGCGGCAGGGTGTTCCTGTCCCGGGAACAATTCGAGGCGTCCATCGCCAATGCCTCGCTCCTGGACACCATCACCCGGTATGCCTTCGAGGTGCTGGTCTCTGGGAAGTTCATGACCCTCTTCGCCTTCCTCTTCGGCCTGGGCTTCGCGGTTCAGCTCGGCCGGGCCGAAGCGCGAGGTGGCGGCTTCGTCCCGCTCTACGCGAGGCGGCTGACGGTCTTGCTGGTGGTGGGGGTCCTGCACCTGTTCCTGCTCTGGTACGGCGACATCCTCTCCTCGTACGCGCTGATGGGCTTCGGCCTGCTGCTCCTACGGCGGCGTTCGGACCGGACGCTGCTCATCATCGCGGCGGTGCTCGTCCTGGTGTGGCCGCTGCTCATGACCCTCCTCTGGCGGCTGCCGCAGCTCCTGGCGGACTCACCCGAGGCCGGTGCCGCGGTCATGGCCGCGGCTCGCGAGAAGTCCACCGCCATTCACACGCGGATGCTGACGGCCATCACCGGGGGAAGCTGGTGGGACGTGACGAAGACCAGCGCCGGGTTCTACCGCGACGAGTTCTTCACGATGATGCTGGCCGGACTGCTGACCTGTCTGGGCCGCTTCGCGCTCGGACTCTGGGCGGGACGGCGCGGCATCTTCCAGGACGTCCCCGCCCACCTGGGTTTCTTTCGCCGCCTGCTCGGCTGGGGGCTGGTGGCCGCGGTGGTGGGCTCCGTGCCCGGCGTCGTGGTGACGGTGCTCATGCAGAAGAAGGTGCTCACGCCGGAGACGATGCCCGTGTGGCTGCCCCTGGGGCTGGCGCCGCTGCGCAACCTGGCACAGGTGGGGCTCGCGGGCGTGTATCTGGCGGGCATCACCCTGCTCTTCCAGCGCGCAACCTGGCAGCGGGCGCTGGGACTGCTCGCGCCCGCGGGACGCATGGCGCTGACGAACTACCTGTCGCAGACGGTCATCAGCCTGCTCATCTTCTACGGCTATGGCCTGGGACAGGTGGGCAAGCGGGGCCCCTTCGCGTGTGTCGTCATCTGCGTCGGCATCTTCTGCGTCCAGGTCCTGTGGAGCCACCTGTGGCTGTCACGCTTCCGCTTTGGTCCAGTGGAGTGGGCGTGGCGCTCGTTGACGTACGGGAAGGCACAGCCCATGCGGCGCGCCGTGTCCGACACGCCGCCCGCGCCCCTGACGGCGTGA
- a CDS encoding RidA family protein, with protein MPVTLMNPEGMMKPDVYRQVAIATGSRQVHIAGQVAYGPDGQLVARGDLAGQVAQAYRNVAIALAAAGATFSDVVRLTIYVVDWKHERMPDFLAGIEQISKELNIVPAPASLIGVSVLFEPDVLVEIEATAVVG; from the coding sequence ATGCCTGTCACCCTGATGAACCCCGAAGGAATGATGAAGCCCGACGTGTACCGACAGGTGGCGATCGCCACCGGAAGCCGGCAGGTGCACATCGCAGGTCAGGTCGCGTACGGCCCGGATGGGCAGCTCGTCGCTCGGGGCGACCTGGCTGGACAGGTGGCGCAGGCCTACCGCAACGTCGCCATCGCTCTCGCGGCGGCCGGGGCGACGTTCAGCGACGTCGTTCGACTGACAATCTACGTGGTCGACTGGAAGCACGAGCGGATGCCCGACTTTCTGGCCGGCATCGAGCAGATCTCCAAGGAGTTGAACATCGTGCCGGCGCCGGCCTCGTTGATTGGCGTCTCCGTGCTCTTCGAGCCGGACGTCCTCGTTGAGATTGAAGCCACCGCGGTCGTGGGCTGA
- the nth gene encoding endonuclease III: MNPAEKAALFLERLRETHPDARYELNWSTPFELLVATILAAQCTDERVNRVTATVFPKYPGPQAFADADTAALEEDLKPTGFFKQKTKSVQAMSRALLDKFGGEVPRTIDELVTLPGVARKTANVVLNTAFNLPSGIIVDTHVARVSQRLGLTKKDKAEAIEEDLMKLVPQDQWTFFGPATVLHGRYTCTAKKPKCDDCIVKDVCPRIGV, translated from the coding sequence ATGAATCCCGCCGAGAAAGCCGCCCTCTTCCTCGAGCGCCTTCGGGAAACCCATCCGGATGCGCGCTACGAACTCAACTGGTCCACGCCCTTCGAGCTGCTCGTCGCCACCATCCTGGCCGCGCAGTGCACCGACGAGCGCGTCAACCGCGTCACCGCCACTGTCTTCCCCAAGTACCCGGGGCCACAGGCCTTCGCCGACGCGGACACCGCCGCGCTCGAGGAGGACCTCAAGCCCACCGGCTTCTTCAAGCAGAAGACGAAGTCCGTGCAGGCCATGAGCCGCGCGCTCCTCGACAAGTTCGGCGGTGAGGTCCCCCGCACCATCGACGAACTGGTGACGCTCCCGGGCGTGGCGCGGAAGACGGCCAACGTCGTCCTCAACACCGCCTTCAATCTCCCCTCCGGCATCATCGTCGACACCCACGTGGCGCGCGTCAGCCAGCGCCTGGGCCTGACGAAGAAAGACAAAGCCGAGGCGATTGAAGAAGACCTGATGAAGCTGGTGCCCCAGGATCAGTGGACCTTCTTCGGCCCCGCCACCGTCCTCCATGGGCGTTACACCTGCACCGCAAAGAAGCCGAAATGCGACGACTGCATCGTGAAGGATGTGTGCCCGCGTATCGGCGTGTAA
- the xdhC gene encoding xanthine dehydrogenase accessory protein XdhC: protein MWDWIRQLAEWSRDDVPFAVATVTVCQGSTPARPGAKLLVRADGTFHGTVGGGHLEQLVLADARACLEKGEPRAYRYPLGSKLGQCCGGVVDVFMEPLNHGPRLYLFGAGHVGQALCRTLDGTPFQVHLVDERPEWVHGERIPASVIRHEEPWDVFASRAVWDVRRTYIAVMTHRHDLDQDIIAFALEKPARYVGLIGSNTKWARFRQRLEARGATAAQLARVRCPMGLEIGGKSPQEVAVSIAAGLLQLHHQGADTETTAEAPPSETPRLRGGSSGE from the coding sequence ATGTGGGATTGGATCCGCCAGCTGGCGGAGTGGTCGCGGGACGATGTTCCGTTCGCCGTGGCGACCGTGACGGTGTGTCAGGGAAGTACCCCCGCCAGGCCCGGCGCGAAGCTGCTCGTCCGCGCGGACGGGACGTTCCACGGCACCGTGGGCGGTGGCCACCTGGAGCAGCTCGTCCTCGCGGACGCCCGCGCCTGCCTGGAGAAAGGGGAACCCCGTGCGTACCGGTATCCGCTGGGCTCGAAGCTCGGCCAATGCTGTGGCGGCGTGGTGGACGTCTTCATGGAGCCGTTGAACCACGGCCCGCGCCTGTACCTCTTCGGCGCCGGCCACGTGGGTCAGGCCCTGTGCCGCACGTTGGACGGCACCCCCTTCCAGGTCCACCTCGTCGACGAGCGCCCCGAATGGGTCCACGGCGAGCGCATCCCCGCTTCGGTCATCCGCCACGAGGAGCCGTGGGACGTCTTCGCCTCGCGCGCTGTCTGGGACGTGCGCCGCACGTACATCGCGGTGATGACGCACCGGCATGACCTGGACCAGGACATCATCGCCTTCGCCTTGGAGAAGCCCGCGCGCTACGTGGGCCTCATTGGAAGCAACACCAAGTGGGCCCGCTTCCGTCAGCGCCTGGAGGCCCGGGGCGCGACGGCGGCGCAGCTGGCCCGCGTGCGCTGCCCCATGGGGCTGGAGATTGGCGGCAAGTCGCCTCAGGAAGTCGCGGTGAGCATCGCCGCTGGACTCCTTCAGCTCCATCACCAGGGCGCAGACACCGAAACTACCGCCGAGGCCCCGCCCTCGGAGACGCCCCGCCTGCGCGGGGGCTCGTCAGGAGAGTGA